In one Chryseobacterium camelliae genomic region, the following are encoded:
- the ribA gene encoding GTP cyclohydrolase II codes for MIKIQAEANVPTEHGTFRMIAFSENENDWMPHMAILAENTDFSKPVNVRFHSECITGEVFHSKKCECGQQLDAAMKYIHENGGIIIYLRQEGRNIGIINKLKAYSLQEKGFDTVEANLKLGLPADDRNFGVAIEILNLLNVKDINLLTNNPEKVKYVTESNIHLNSRIPLQIPANEASKGYLKTKKDYFGHLLDDNDN; via the coding sequence ATGATTAAAATTCAGGCGGAAGCCAACGTTCCTACCGAACACGGCACTTTCCGAATGATTGCATTCTCTGAAAACGAAAATGACTGGATGCCACACATGGCTATTTTAGCTGAAAATACAGATTTTTCAAAACCAGTGAATGTACGTTTTCATTCAGAATGTATTACCGGAGAAGTTTTCCATTCAAAAAAATGCGAATGTGGACAGCAATTAGATGCTGCTATGAAATATATTCACGAAAATGGTGGCATCATCATTTATCTTAGACAAGAAGGGAGAAACATTGGTATTATCAATAAGCTAAAAGCGTATTCTCTTCAAGAAAAAGGGTTTGATACTGTGGAAGCCAACCTAAAACTAGGACTTCCCGCAGATGACAGAAATTTTGGGGTTGCCATAGAAATATTAAACCTTTTGAACGTAAAAGACATTAATCTTCTTACCAACAATCCTGAAAAGGTAAAATATGTTACAGAAAGTAATATACACCTCAATTCAAGAATTCCTTTACAGATTCCCGCTAATGAAGCAAGCAAAGGATACTTAAAAACAAAGAAAGATTATTTTGGTCATCTGCTTGATGATAATGATAACTAA